The DNA segment GTGCGGGGACAGATGTGAGTGTGCGGGGATAGATGTGTGTGCGGGGACACGGTGACAACCGGGAGGGTGCGGGACAGATGTGAGTGTGCGGGACCGATGTGAGTGTGCGGGACAGATGTGAGTGTGCAGGGACACGGTGACAACCGGTAGGGTGCGGGACAGATGTGAGTGTGCGGGGACGGGGCGACAACCGGGAGGGTGCGGGGACAGCCGCGAGTGTGCCCGGGACTGCCCCGTGTCCATCTGTGTCCTGTGTGTGTGACCGTGTCCGGCTGTGTCCCGTGTATGTGACCGTGTCCAGCTGTGTCCCGTGTATGTGACCGTGTCCAGCTGTGTCCTATGTGTGTGACCGTGTCCAGCTGTCCCCCGCGTGTGTGACCGTGTCCAGCTGTGTCCCGTGTGTGTGACCGTGTCCAGCTGTGTCCTATGTGTGTGACCGTGTCCGGCTGTCCCCCGCGTGTGTGACCGTGTCCAGCTGTCCCCCGTGTGTGTGACTGTGTCCGGCTGTCCCCCGCGTGTGTGACCGTGTCCGGGCTCCCCGTGTCTGTGCAGCCCCCGCCGCAGCGATGGAGCCCCGGTGCCCgtcctggctgcagctctgcccccgGCCGTGccgcctcctgctgcaggctctgTCCTCGGGCCCCGCCGGGGCGATGGCCGCGCTGCGGGTGCTGCAGCGGGGCCAGCCCCACGAGGGGCCGGGCCAGCCGTTCTCCTGGCAGGCTCTCACCGCAGCCCTGTGCGCCCAGGAGCCCTGCCTGGAGGGGCCAGAGGACAGCCTGGCTCTGTGAGTTGGATAAGTTTCTAAAACTGGGTGTTTCGTGGGAGTTTTGGGTGTCAGGTGCACAATCTGGGAGAGCACATCCGCTTCCCCTGGCGCACTGGTCCATGCGTGaagctgaggtcacagcagtgACCCACTGGTGTCCCAGAGTGTGTCTGCTGTGGGACTCTGCTCTACGGGGCGGGTTGGGCTCAGGACGGGGGAGTTTGCTCTGATCAGTCACCTCTCCTTTCCCAGCAAGCcacggctgctgctgctgcccgtTCTGTGCCAGAGAaacctcctctccctgctcctcgTGGTGCAGGATGCAGTGCCACGGGACTGCCttgagcagctgctccaggccctgGAGCAGGATTCCCATGTGGATCCCTGGGTGCAGACGCTGGGGGATCTGCTCCGGCGGGGACTGAAGGCAGAGGAGagctccccatgtccccctgccCTGTCTTCTgcgtgccagcagcagcttagGGGCCTGTGCCAGAAAATTGCCCAGAAGAAACCAGAGGGGCAAAGAAAATTGAACTGGTGCTTCAGCAAGCAGCCTGGTGCCCCTGACTCTGTGCCTCAAGGTGGGAAGCGTAAGGAAGTGCCAGAGGAGAACCTGGAGTTGGACAATGAGAGAGAGGGGAAGAGGTTGTTGCTGGAGGAGGCGGCATTTGAGCCCCTGGGGCCCCAGGAATGTGGAGATGAGGCAGGGGTGGAAGAGGAGGTGCCTGAGGAGCCTTCAGGGGATGCATCTGCTCAGAGCACAGATAAAGCTGCTCGggacagctcccagcaggatgcagctggggagctcaggAAGATTTCCCAGACAGAGCTGGCAGCCGAGGTCCAATCCTTTGTCCAGGTACTGTGTAGGGTTTGCTGTCCCCTTCCAGCCACTGAGCCTTTACAGCCTGATTCCCATTCCTTCATCTCATTTCCCTCAGATGCATGGACAGGggctgaaaatgctgctgctgcaggagtccAGCGTAAGTGGTTGCTTCTGTCTCTGTCCTGGAGCTGATGCTCTAAACAGGCTCGTGTCAGGGCCTCAGGAGGGGTGGAAAAGGAGGTGGATTTCACAGAGCCAACTGgatggggataaaaagccctgTTGCTACCTCCTCTGGGCTGGGGATACCAACACCTGCCTGCACCCTGCAGGGGTGAGAGGCTGCCTGTGGGCTCAGTGCTGACAGACATGGGGGTAAGGGAGAAGCCCTGGAGCTGCATTTTGTGTGTCGGTTTATTTGGTGCTGTATTTTGTGTTGGCTTATTTGGTGCTGTATTTTGCGTGTGGGTTTATTTGGTGCTGCATTTTGTGTGTTGGTTTATTTGGTGCTGTATTTTGTGTGATGGTGTATTTGGTGCTGCATTTTGTGTGTGGGTTTATTTGGCGCTGTATTTTGTGGGTCGGTTTTTTTGGTGCTGTATTTTGTGGGTTGGTGTATTTGGTGCTGTATTTTGTGGGTCGGTTTTTTTGGTGCTGTATTTTGTGGGTTGGTTTATTTGGTGCTTTACTCAGGACAGTTTCTCTCCAGCACTCCGAGCTGCACACCCTGCCCAAGCTGAGCATCCTGAACAACTGCTCCCCcagccaggtgagccccagcatccctgctgcagctgctgcaggggccctgctgctgtccctaATGTCCCATCCCCTCTGCACCCCCAGCTCGAGGGGCTGTGCTCCTTCCTCCAGCTCTCCACGTGCCCAGAGCCCTTCCTGCTGCGTTTCTGCAGCTGGCTGCTGGCTCTGAGCCCTGACCTCAGCTACACCAGCGCAGCcatcctggcagagcagctcttcCTCAGGCGAGTACGTGCCAGGGCAGCTTTCCTGCTCCCCGTTCCCCTCTCCACTGTCCCCACCTCCTGCCTTTTCTGTCCCCAGGTCCTGTCCCTCACCCAGCCGCCTTCCCGACACCTCATGGCTGCCCTGACTTCGTTTTGCTCCAAATATTCCCATCCCTTCTGCCgtgtgctggtggctgtggtgctgcaggggccaggggAAGGTGTGCTGGGCTGGTGGGAGgtgtggctgctcctgggagctggACAGGGGCCCCAGCTGCAGAGTGCTGTGCCCTGGGTGGCATTTGCCATGTGTAAGGAGGCCTGGGGCTGGTTTTTTCAGGGCAGGGGAACACCTGGGGGTTGGGATGGGAGATGGGTTTACAGATGCCCGAGATGGAGTGGGAGGGCTGGCCAGGCTGGCTTCTGGcttattttttcccaaaggaCAGTTGCCATACCTCCATGATTGGAGGGCTACTGACAGCTCCTAATGCTCAGGCCAGTGCTGCTGTGAGGAGAGGGTGAACCCCTGCCACAGTGGCATCCCCTTTTCCCAGAGGCTGGTGCTGTTTAAACCTTTGCTGCAGCTGGGCAAAGGAAACAGAATTATCCTGAGCAGTAGCAGGGGGCACTCTGTAGTTTCTGCCTGTCCTGACTGGGACATACTCCTGTGAAGAGGTGCCAGGAAGGGCCAGGTACATCCCCATGGATTTGGCAGCCTCTGGAGGCTCTCCCCTGCTGCTTTGCCCTTGCAGGTGCTGAGCAGACCAAGCTGCTGTGCGAGCTCGTGGAGGAGTGCCTGGAGCCACACGCtgtgcagctggtgctgaggTGAGGGGTGACAGCTCTGCTTTGGCCTGACGCCCACCTGGGTGGGtccagctggctccagccctCTGGGAGCACCAGCAAGGCCACGGAGCAGCACCTTTCCTCCTCACCATCCTTCCAGCCAAGTCCTGGAGGTGCCTTTGTCAGAGAAACTCCTGCCAGTGCTGCAGGCCGTGCTGGGGCGGCAGGTGAGGGGCCCACCTTGTCCCACGGGTTTCCTTGATGgctccagcagtgctggagcaagGACCCgctctcctgcctgctcctggctctgTTCCAGGAGGTGCTGCCCCCGGAGCTCTTGGATCTCCTGGTCCTGACCCTGTGCCAGCAGGCTCCAGCCTTCGCCACCTCGCTCAGCTTCGCCAAGCTGGTGACGGCCGTGCTGACGGCGTGTCAGAGCCAGGTGAGCCCGGCcaggctcagctcctgcagctcctggggcttGCCTGAGGTCCCAGGTGAGgtcccagctgggctccaggcagggcagggccctgagctgctgctgcctccacccCAGGTCAGCCCAGCTCACcggagcagcctggctgccgtgctggagaggagcagtgCAGCTCTGAAGAAATCGCTGCAGGCGGTGCTGGAAGGGGCCAGGTgaggtgggacagggcaggTTCTGCACCCAGGCTGGGGAACCAGAAGGTGCCACGcctgctgtgccagagctgtgaATGGTGGGTACGGCAGTGGCTTCTCTCTTCTTGATTTTTGTCTTTCCTCAGGTGACAGCCAAAAGGAATCGTGAGGGGTCAGCTTCCTTGTGTGGAGGACACTCattgcacagcagcagccacagccacccCTCCCTGGCTTCTCCCTGCTCAGGTGGGACCCTGCGAGTGGGGTCTGTTCCCCCAGagtgcccagggctgcccctGGTCTGAGGGGCTCTTGCTGAGCAGTGCCATCCCAGCCCCCCCACACTCCCGGGGGCTCAGAGGGGTTTTGGTTGAACAATTCAGGTTTTTCaggtgtttctgtgtgtgttctGCCTCGGGCCTGCCACACTCTGCAAGGTGACCTggccctcctgtgctggggcagggctgtgggggcCAGGCAGGACACAGCCCACGGAGAACTTCCAGGCCCTGGGTTCTTACTGCCCAAAACCCATCACTGAGCCAGCACAGACATTGGATTGAGGCTGCACGAAGTTGATAATTCTGGATTTAGCTCACTATCTTGAGCTGGGCTGCTGTTTGTATATCTGATCTGCTGGGATTTACAgacctctggctgcagcagagTGGGATTTTACTGAATTCCAGCTGAATTTAGCTGGGAAATTTGAGTGTTCTGCTTTAAATCCACCTTTCTATCCTGTTTGCCTGGCCCGTGAGGGGCCCTGCTGACACATTTCTGGTGATGATGACCCTACTCATTGCCCTAATAGAAAATCTTGTGTGGCATGACTCTGCTCAAAGTTCTGTCCTGTATTCTTGAAAATACCCACTGGAAACCTCATCTAGGCACCTCCTGGTCTGagaactgagaagaaaaggctggGACAGAGTGGAGACTCAGGCACGTAGAGCTAGGGTTTCAGTGGAGGTTTTGAATCATTGCATTCAGGAGCTTCAGAAACTATTTAAAAATCCATAAACATCTACAAAGGGAGAAGGAGAATTAAAACTTGCAGGTGTGACTGCTCCAGGTTTGCACAATAATGTTTATATCCCAACCAGAGGAAGGAAACTCTGAAGCATTAGGTGACACTCTTAAGGCTGAGAGCCAGATTTCTTTATATAAGAATCCCTTAAGCTATTTTAGGTGACAGGGGACTGATGAGGCTTCAAAGTCCTCATTAGCTGCAGGATAGAAACCTCCAGGGAGCCAGATTGTTGATGTGTTTGCATTCCAGTGAGTTAGTGGCTGAGTAAAGTGAAGCTATTGTAGGGCTGCCCAAAATACGACATAAATAGAAATTGTGCCATGATCATCAAGGTCTAAGCCCTGCTCTTCTGGCTTTATTAGGTAGCAGGCTCTGATCTTTGCAGTTTCCCTGCAGAGCTTCTACCAAGTGTCCTCGGTGTCATTGTCCCCAGTGCTCTGTCTGGCTGTGGCTGTTGGTCACATGGAGGTGACCAGTGGCTTGTGGCAAGTCCCTCTTGGTCCTGTTTTTGCtcttggctgcagctcctcgTGTGCTGTGGGTTCCTCTGAGGTGTACATGCAGATAACAATCCTGtaaggagagctgggagcacaccctggggacactgcacATGCTGGTGGAACACTTTATATGGAGGTTGGCAGCACAGAAAACTTCACTTTTGACTCCTCTTGACCCTTTAAGAGCTTAAAAATCCATCCTGAACAGTGCAGAGAGGTGGATGCAGCATAAGACATCAGTCAGATTTTATAGTTCAGCAGAACCTTGGCCAAGGGTGGCAGGAGTTCCAGGACTGGCTTTGTCCTTGTCCTGGTTTAAGAGTGGTGATGGTGAAGGGAATGGTCTGAAGCTTTGTCTGAGACCTTTCCTAGTTTACTTGTGATAATTGGCAGTGGTTCCTTACCTGCTTCCTCTTCTGTTTGTAGAGTTTTACTTCACATTACAGAGGGGAATTCCCTTTTTGGCCTAGTagttcttgggtttttttagaggAAATTCTTCATATGCAGTTGCATGGGTTGTCTGTCCACTCTGCTGCCTCCACACTCTCCACAGGGATTTTTGAACCAGTTTCATGACAGGATGATTCCTCCACTGCCCCGGTGCCTTCGTGGGGCTGTGGTCAGGCAGCAGTGAACCTTTGGGGTGAGCAGGCTTGTTAAACACCAGACATCTGAGCCATGCTGGGGCCTTGGGCCATGCAGCACCTTGTTGGAAAGGGCTGAAACTCAGTGATTTTCCTGAAAATGCCCTGTCTCCATCCCCCAAGGGGCTGCCCTTCTCCAAACAGGAGCTCCAGGTTGTTGCTGtttcccctcctgcagcagtgccaggggtcACCCCACTTCTCCCTGGAGGTAACTGCATGTCCAGTGACAGCCTGCTAATCTCATGTGTAATCCCCAACGTGCTGATGCAATTCTACCTGGAAACCTGGGGGCTGTGACACCCAAATGTGAGGCTGAactgctctgggggaggctcagcaatatttatttttttcacttgggatttaaaactgaataaaaaggaagagcagttttccttcttgtctgtttggtgttttttgtttttttttttttttgccaataaCCTTTTAATCATAGGCAAGGATCGTGTTCTCTCTTGGGTAGCCTGGTTCCTGTCAGCTAGGGAAGCCGGGGCCACAGAAAGGTGAATTTGAGGGAGGGCTGGGCTGCTGTTTCGTGGTTGGGCCCCCGCACAGACCTGTAAGTCACGCTTGCCACATCAGTGGCAGCAGTCAGCGTCAGTCTGAGCAGCTTTCTTCCAAGAAGTGAATAATCCAGATGACCACTCTGTGATCTGAGCTGGGAGTTCAGCTCGGCTTCAGGTGCCctgggaggtgctgctgccGTGAGGGACCTCGCTGGAAGGAGCCCAGGGGACAAAGGCACAGCCACATGCTGCCACCCACGCCCCTGGGCTGGACATCTCCCCCGAGGGTCTCGTTCCTCCCTGCTGGACAGGTCTGTGTGAGGGGAACTGGGCTGCTTTTCCTTGCCTGAGGCTCTGCGATACCTAGATTGCAATCACCATTTAGCTGCTCCCAGCTTAAAAAATAAGAATGCCTAAAAATCCCGGCATGCTTTTAGTAAATGCTTTTAGAGACTCTTGGTTCGTGAACAGTCAGGGACATTGCCTCTTGTGAGCCCTCCCCTGAGTGAGGGAGGGAACAGAGGCAGCAGTGAGATGTGTCCCGGGCTCTGTGTGCCCCACGGAGCCTGATGTGCCCCCtggtccagctgctgctcctctctgcgCGGGTTCCCACCTCACCTCCCCCTGTTTTGTAAGACCTGGGGCTGCATTCTGGGCTCGCAGGTGGGTCAGAGCCAGCACTGGGAGATGCTGTTTGCCCTCTCAGGGCTGGAGAGGTCTGCAGACCCCCTGGGCATGGGGGGAAAtcagcagcagcccccaggTAGTGCTGAAGGTGGAGCCCGAGTCGCTGTAAGCTCCTTAGGGGAAGAAAGCGGCTTTAGAGGATGTGATGGATTTGAGCAAAGGGGTTGAACCGCGGATGGGGCAGTggggggatggctgggggggaGGTGGGGCTGCtgagaggggcaggagggaagggggacCCGGGCAGAGTGGCTTCCCTGCATCACCCAACAAGATGCTACAGGGGCTCCTCATCAGCCGCTCGGGTTTCGCCTGGTGCGGGACCCCCATGAAAGCACCGGGGGGATCCCCCATCTCTCCCGGCTGCCCGGGAGCAGGGAGATGCCGAGGCTGAGCCCGCAGGCACGGAGGGAGCAGTCCTGCTCTTTCCCGGCTCCCGGAGCGGCTGCGGGACCCGGCCCCGCACCAAAAGCAGAGGTTTCCTGGCCACCTGCAGACCACTCTGCCCGCCCTGGCCGGCGCGGGGAGCTCCCGGCCGCTCTCTCGCATCTCCTTTAAAGGCCTTCTCTCCTCGGGCTCGGCCCCGCAGCTCCGCTCGCCGCTGTGCCCGCGGGGAGGCTCCGCCAGCAGCCCCGAGCCGCGGAgcgccggccgcgccgcgccccggaGCCGCTGCCGGCTCTGGGCGCCCAGCAGAGCGGAGCGGGTCCGAGCTGGGCTCCAGCATCTGCCTTCGGCTGCCTGGGAGGAGATCGGGCAGGTAATGATGTCCCGGGGAGCGCCGAGTCGAGGGAAAGCCCGGTCTGGCATCTCAGGGGGTTCCTTATGCTAAACCAGCGGCGTGTCTCGTATCTTTTCCATCTGTAACGCAAAGATAAAGGAGCGAGCGTCTGCGAGGCTCGGAGCTGTGGGAAGGCAGCAGGCGGCAGGGTCTGCCGCAGCTGGGATGGATTGAGCACTTAGCAGCCGGGACCAGCCCTCCGGAGCGCTCTGATGCTGATGGTGTGATGAGTTTGGCTGATCCCTGCTGGCTGGAGACGCCCGAGCCCCTGGGTGGAGGTGTCAGCGACAATTCCCACTGTATAGGTGTGAAATGGGCTGGCTTTGGTGCCAAGTGCTGCTTTTTACACCTCCACCCAGAGCCGAGTGATGGCCCTGcttggagctgggctgagcttgGCCAAGGCTTTCCACAGGGCTTCAAGCAGTCCCTGCTCTCTGTCCCCCTAGGTCTCTCCTGCATTTCCTGTCctggacaaaaaaaatctccttctgTCCTAAATCTGCGTGTCCATGGGCCCAGCCTGCGAAGGGTCACTGTGGGACAGTCCCTTGTGCACAGTGACTTCACGCTGGGGCTTCCTGCATCCTTCTCTGATCCTTTAAACATTGCAAAACAGCTGACATGGGTTGTCCAAGCTCCCTTATATTTGGAAATCTTTTCTATTTGTCTCTCTGGGAGCTCAGGGACCTGGAGAGCAAGGGTTGCTCACACCGGTTGGTGGCTGCAAATCTATCTCCCCCCAGGAAGCTGACCCACATCACAAACCCAAAATGAGGATTGCCCTGGGGGAAGGAAATGGGGCTGGCAAGAAGGAAAGCCCACCTTCTTGCATTGAATTTCTCATCTGCCTCGCTCGGTGCCCGCCCAAATCCCAGCAGATTCCTCCCAAATCGCAGCGGGCCTCCCCACCTCTTTTCCCACAGATGCCTCCACGCTAAGCAGAGGAGCTCCACGCTCCTGCTGGGTgagaaaacactttaaaaatataacatttaGAGGCGTTCTCCATCTGCGCGCAGCTAATGTGGGTCTCTCCCGATAGGTGTGCTGGTCCTGGAGCCTCGGCACTGCCCAAATGAAGCCGCTcgaggggcagggggaggaggaggcggcgcaGGCACCGGCCCAGGGGcgccggcggcggcagcggcagaGGACGAGCTGCCGAGCCAGCCCCTCGCCTCGGAGGTACGTGCCCAAAAAGCTGCCCCAGCGGCCCCCGGGGTGCTAGCAAGGatgggacagtggtggcagtgccaggcaaGGGACGCTGAGCATCGTTCTCCTGCAGCCGCTGCTCTCGGGCTcgccaggaggagagggaaaagctctgctgcagccctttCCAGAGGCAGGGGGAAAAGTTTGGGGGTCCAAACCCTCTCCCAGTGGGATGCTGGGCTCCAGCGTGGGGCTGCTGAGGGCTCtttgcacagcagctcctgcgtCTCCACGCACTGGTGACCTGCCGTCCCTGGTGGCCTCCAGCATCAGTGGGCAGGGATGCTACAGAGCTGCCGGACCTCCTGGCAGCCAGGACAGGGGTTTGGGATGATAAACATATCCCAGTGCGCTTTTAGGGGCGCCTGCCATCCCCGTGGGGTGCTGTGAGATGGtgcctgctgggctctgggtgaGTTGTGGTGCTGGAAGAAGCCGGCTCGCAGCGAGGTCCGCTTGGCAGCCggagcaaaatttaaaaaaaaaaaaaaattaaaaaaaaaaaaaaaaaagaccaggCTGAGGCAAAGTACGGCAGTGGCTGGTGACTCATTGCTGGCTGGAAACGGCTCCGGCGGGTCCTCAGTGGGGCTGTGCGGCGGCGGCAGGAGCCGAGGGGCGGCTCGCAGAGCGGGCCGGGGACGGAGCAGGCTGCGGAGGATGCTCGGGAAGGAGCCAGGTCCGGAGCAGCCCCATcgagggagctgggggagcgcGGGGGGTGCGATGCTGCCGGTGCTTCCTGAGTTTCTTTAGGGTTTACCCGGGATTccctccacagggagcagcaggcagagctctcTGGGCTCACCACATCTCCGGGTGAAGGTAAGggcagcccaggtggggatggggtCGCAAGGGTGGGTTTGTCACCTtccctccctgagcagcaggagggtgTTCCCTGGCCTGGCACCACACCTgcagccccttccagccctggGACCCCAACACCATCCCCTGGATTTGCCTCACCAGCTGCAACCCACCCTCTGCACTGGATCCattgctctcctcctcctgacCTGGTCCAGTTTGGCTCCAGCTCCCTTTATCCcatagggatattttggggagtACCTGCCAGCTGATGCCCCTTGGTGCCAGGGGCAGCTTTGGGGGTCTCTCCTGAAGTGGGGtcaggctggggaggggtccctgctgcccagctcccagcaccctTTCTGTCCCCAGGCAGGATGAGCAGtccccagggacagccaggtgGGGTTTTGGCCAGGAGTGAGCAGAGTGTGGAGCAAGTCAGCCAGgtgagagggaggggagggtgagagggaggggagggtgAGTGGGGCcttccctgcctggctccttgGGCTCAGCCAggccccccagcccctctgtgctgGTCCTTTCGgggtgctgggcagcagcagggagaggtttgccccagCTGCACCTTTGTGCCCctcaggagccaggcagggccatgcaggagcaggctgtgcaccctggggacagtgacaggactAAACAAGGTGGGTGAGACCCCGTCCCACGTCCCAGCTGGGTCCCCTTAGGGGAAGGATTGCAGCCGCTGGGGATGAGCATGGGAACATGTTCTGATGAGAGTCATCTCCTCCGGTGGGGACATGGGGAAGGGGACACTGGCCTGGGAGGAGCTAAAGCCCCTCTGATGCTGGGGGAAGGATTGGGATGGTTCCAAAACAGGGGCACCTACTCCCTGCTAAGACTGGAgggcagagggaagaggaaggtcAAGGGAAAGCCCTCACGTGTGGTCTCTTGTGGCCCCACTGCCCTCCTGCAGATGCAGAAACCCCAGAGGAGCCGCTGCTGAGTCTCCCCAGTGAGCTCTCAGTGCTGGACAGATTTGGTTTGCACAGGTAAGACCAGTGAGCACCTGCATCCCTCTGGGGGCTCCAGGACAGGGGGGGttccagggcacagcagggctcagAGATTGGActtccctccttttccattgCACAAGAGCTGCTGTCCACACAATGGGCACTTGGCTTCCCACTTCTGGTGGTGGCTGGcacccctgggagcagagcaaggGCATTTTCAGCATGCAGCCCCCATGATGCCTCCATCCCTGACAGCACTTCTCTTTCTGCAGGGTGGCTTTGACCGAGCAGGATCTGGAGGTGAGGGCAGCTGGGGGCTGTGGGTGGGCTGAGGAAAGGGGACACAAGGACGGACCCTGCTGGCTCACAGTCCCACGGCCGTGCCCTGCTCCTTCAGGCACCGCAGGCCCCTGGCAGCCACCTTATCAACCCTTTCCCAGAGATGCTTTTGGCATTTGGAGGCAGCTGCATTTCCACCAGCCTGTCCTCTGCGTGCCCGGCAATCCCACAAAGTGCTCTGCagccggggaggcggcgggagcCACGCTAATAAAAATCATTTCCCTGCGAGTGCCAGGGCTGAGTCAGGCTCAGCCGGCAGCCGGGACccgcagccagggctgctcctgccaggagggctcAGGATTTCCATGCGTTATCAGCTGCCTGGGGGACCCGGGCTGGCATCTCAGGGGACTGTCCCCAGCATGCAGCAGCCTAACTGGTGCTGGGGCAAGGCAAGTGCTAATTATCTTTAGCACTGGCCTGTTTGGTGGCACGCTGGGAGCTCTGTCTGTGCCTTGGGGACAGCAGCACACGGCCCTGGTGGTTTTCTTTCTGCCCCCGTGTCCCACCTCTCACCTCCCCACACTGCAGGCAGCCTTTGCCCACCTCGCCCTGGCTTTTCGCTGCGACGTGTTCACCCTGCAGCAACGGGTGCTGGTGGAGAAACGGGCACGGGatgcagcagaggaaaacatccaggaggagctggggcagtGCCGGGCTGCCCTGGAGGTAGGTGGGCACAAGGGCAGGGGGCTGGCACGTGCTGGGGTCATCCAGCCCCAGAGGGGTTTGGGCACTCCAagtgccagctccagcagctccatccttTCCCCCACAGAGGCTGGGCCGATCCTGTGCCAATGCAGGCTGCAAGGAgacgctgcagcagctgcagcacagcctggccgTGCTGTCAGCGGCCGTCGAGAGGGCAACCAGTGCCgcagagaagctgggggctgtACACCAGGTGtgcacacagcccagggctgggaatgaTGGAGGTGCTCCAGATGGGCTTGGGGTTTGTCCTGGGCTCACTGGGGTTTGTCCCTCCTCCTCACAGCGCTGGCCTTGACTCCTGTTTGCTCTTAGCAGGGTGCAGGGGATCCACCCGCCTGCCCGAGGGGTGGGAAGGGGATGCCCCTGCAGTGCCCGGTGGAGGCAGCacggggggcacagggaggggctggcagagctgctcctcaggaGGCAGAGCCCTGATCCCCCGTCCCgcctggctgcaggaggcacGGATGAGCCGAGCAGCAGAGGTGATGGTGCAGCACGTGGAGAACCTGAAGCGGCACCAGGCGCGGGAGCACgcagagctggaggagatgaAGCGCCTGATCCAGCAGAACTCCCGCAACCGGCAGCTGGCAGAGACCCAGGGTGAGGCGGGCTCAGGGATGGCAcggagcagccctgcaggattTGGTCCCGAGCCCCTCGGGGGGGATCAGTGTGACCCTGCACCGCAGAGCCGCTGGTGGT comes from the Lonchura striata isolate bLonStr1 chromosome 30, bLonStr1.mat, whole genome shotgun sequence genome and includes:
- the FANCE gene encoding Fanconi anemia group E protein, which translates into the protein MEPRCPSWLQLCPRPCRLLLQALSSGPAGAMAALRVLQRGQPHEGPGQPFSWQALTAALCAQEPCLEGPEDSLALKPRLLLLPVLCQRNLLSLLLVVQDAVPRDCLEQLLQALEQDSHVDPWVQTLGDLLRRGLKAEESSPCPPALSSACQQQLRGLCQKIAQKKPEGQRKLNWCFSKQPGAPDSVPQGGKRKEVPEENLELDNEREGKRLLLEEAAFEPLGPQECGDEAGVEEEVPEEPSGDASAQSTDKAARDSSQQDAAGELRKISQTELAAEVQSFVQMHGQGLKMLLLQESSHSELHTLPKLSILNNCSPSQLEGLCSFLQLSTCPEPFLLRFCSWLLALSPDLSYTSAAILAEQLFLRRVLSLTQPPSRHLMAALTSFCSKYSHPFCRVLVAVVLQGPGEGAEQTKLLCELVEECLEPHAVQLVLSQVLEVPLSEKLLPVLQAVLGRQEVLPPELLDLLVLTLCQQAPAFATSLSFAKLVTAVLTACQSQPSSPEQPGCRAGEEQCSSEEIAAGGAGRGQVTAKRNREGSASLCGGHSLHSSSHSHPSLASPCSGAPGCCCFPSCSSARGHPTSPWR
- the LOC110473436 gene encoding inositol 1,4,5-triphosphate receptor associated 2, with the translated sequence MRVISSDAETPEEPLLSLPSELSVLDRFGLHRVALTEQDLEAAFAHLALAFRCDVFTLQQRVLVEKRARDAAEENIQEELGQCRAALERLGRSCANAGCKETLQQLQHSLAVLSAAVERATSAAEKLGAVHQEARMSRAAEVMVQHVENLKRHQAREHAELEEMKRLIQQNSRNRQLAETQDDVEPRLRPHPLKRTFQQGSARRRVSIAVIPRQLLPGASPESRAAPAGALEPEGAQRWPSSQRTELEPQGQDSAVTGRLVAEADGRGSNTGNEEPEQLGLTSKGSAAELWRPWLFFPQHYWVFFWLLLLSIAFLLLVRALELQRLQSAASSKA